A region from the Bacillus sp. Marseille-P3661 genome encodes:
- a CDS encoding DEAD/DEAH box helicase: MIKQTTYFMTIDYLENDHFLMCAEASDQRGRRARIEEWKKLVFSWHAESYYGTALTEFNQGVLLTPWETLHFFANQNDSSLFTLQWCEKGQWLKQHAPTIFHDISSGQFKPDFQRWQNGAFGWSLMRNMDDFQEYPPAFSHEFIQKWISNAIAECITADPTLNVIWSEILEHYPLIEVENNESNELFNEEMWLESIGWQQDQAPFTVELRLSEPVSEEELDVVNPSETIDSWKLDIMLRDKFDDNMIIPLENRESLLQVPLEWHDNLDKVDKSLEWWCQIVPWLKNEDEEFGILQHLREDQAWNFLTDGSIQLAEAGVQVLLPSWWQEIKAMNPKLKIKLRSSVGSAQQSMLGLSSISEFDWKLATGDSELNEDDFFQMVEDNRRLIKVNGRWMKLDPSFVKQVKEIMQKVKKDGLSFQDVLAQEWLQAADSHDADGIDELDNPFSQIQVELSSHLEKLVFQLHNLNAIPQVEIPSNLHGELRPYQKQGVEWLLFLRKFGFGACLADDMGLGKTVQMITYFLYVKNHEKPSTPALIICPTSVLSNWQKELAKFSPSLKVRLHYGSNRKKGEDLAEDVKDVDIVLTSYGLSQIDEEDLGNIHWSTICLDEAQNIKNAFTKQSKAIRGLNGIHKIALTGTPIENRLTELWSIFDFMNKGYLGSLNSFTKRFVSPIEKNKDEKKVKIVQQLVKPFLLRRTKKDESVSLNLPDKQEQKEYIPLTVEQASLYEQLIQDTFERIEKLSGMERRGLILSMLTKLKQICNHPSLYLKDDLISIDESAVQRSHKMEKLMELTENIIDQQESCLIFTQYIGMGKLIQKLLGEHFREKVHFLQGSLTKQDRDKIIDSFQNGEQKLLILSLKAGGTGLNLTAANHVIHYDRWWNPAVENQATDRAYRIGQKRFVHVHKLITTGTLEEKIDEMIDKKQSLSDEIISGENWITELSTDELRDLFTLRNDWSE; encoded by the coding sequence ATTACCTTGAAAATGATCATTTTTTAATGTGTGCTGAAGCGAGCGACCAACGCGGAAGACGTGCACGTATCGAAGAATGGAAAAAACTTGTGTTTTCTTGGCATGCAGAAAGCTATTACGGAACAGCTTTAACTGAATTTAATCAAGGTGTGCTGTTAACACCTTGGGAAACCTTACATTTCTTTGCAAACCAAAATGATTCATCTTTGTTTACATTACAATGGTGTGAAAAAGGACAATGGTTAAAGCAACATGCGCCCACAATTTTTCACGACATTAGCTCAGGTCAATTCAAACCTGATTTTCAGCGTTGGCAAAACGGTGCATTTGGGTGGTCATTAATGAGGAATATGGATGACTTTCAAGAATACCCTCCAGCTTTCTCGCATGAATTTATTCAAAAGTGGATTTCCAATGCAATAGCAGAATGCATCACTGCAGATCCTACATTAAACGTGATTTGGTCAGAAATACTTGAACATTATCCGTTAATCGAGGTTGAAAACAATGAATCAAACGAATTGTTTAATGAAGAAATGTGGTTGGAAAGCATTGGCTGGCAGCAAGACCAAGCCCCCTTTACAGTTGAACTACGATTAAGTGAACCAGTATCGGAAGAAGAGCTTGATGTCGTTAATCCTTCTGAAACTATTGATAGCTGGAAGTTAGATATTATGCTGCGAGATAAGTTCGATGACAATATGATCATTCCGCTCGAAAACAGAGAATCACTCCTTCAAGTACCGCTTGAATGGCATGATAACCTTGATAAGGTTGATAAAAGCCTTGAGTGGTGGTGTCAAATTGTTCCTTGGTTAAAAAATGAGGATGAGGAGTTTGGTATTCTTCAGCATCTACGTGAAGATCAAGCATGGAACTTTTTAACGGATGGCAGTATCCAGCTTGCCGAAGCTGGCGTTCAAGTTCTACTGCCTTCTTGGTGGCAAGAAATCAAAGCTATGAACCCAAAGCTTAAAATTAAATTACGGTCATCGGTTGGTTCTGCACAGCAATCGATGTTAGGACTTTCATCAATTAGTGAATTTGATTGGAAACTCGCGACCGGTGACTCGGAGCTTAATGAAGATGACTTTTTTCAAATGGTCGAGGATAATCGTCGGTTAATAAAAGTAAATGGCCGTTGGATGAAGCTTGATCCTTCTTTTGTTAAACAAGTGAAAGAAATTATGCAGAAGGTCAAAAAAGATGGTTTATCTTTTCAAGATGTACTTGCACAAGAATGGCTCCAAGCTGCTGATAGCCACGATGCTGACGGCATCGATGAGCTTGATAATCCTTTTTCGCAAATTCAAGTTGAGCTTAGCAGTCATTTAGAAAAATTAGTATTCCAACTGCATAATCTTAATGCAATTCCTCAGGTCGAAATACCATCAAATCTGCACGGGGAATTGCGGCCATATCAAAAGCAAGGTGTAGAATGGCTGTTGTTTTTGCGTAAGTTTGGATTCGGAGCATGCTTGGCCGATGACATGGGACTAGGTAAAACGGTCCAAATGATTACTTACTTTTTATATGTAAAAAATCACGAAAAGCCAAGTACACCCGCTTTAATCATTTGTCCAACATCGGTGCTAAGCAATTGGCAAAAGGAGTTGGCGAAATTTTCTCCTTCGCTAAAGGTGCGACTACATTATGGCTCAAATCGAAAAAAAGGCGAAGATTTAGCGGAAGATGTTAAGGACGTAGATATTGTCTTAACTTCCTATGGACTTTCACAAATTGATGAAGAAGATTTAGGAAACATCCATTGGAGTACCATTTGTTTAGACGAAGCTCAAAATATAAAAAATGCGTTCACCAAGCAATCAAAAGCGATTCGCGGCTTGAACGGTATTCATAAAATTGCTTTAACGGGTACACCGATTGAAAATCGTTTAACAGAGCTATGGTCGATTTTTGACTTTATGAATAAAGGCTATTTAGGAAGTCTTAATAGTTTTACAAAACGATTTGTATCACCAATTGAAAAAAATAAAGATGAGAAGAAAGTAAAAATTGTCCAACAGCTTGTGAAACCGTTCCTGCTACGGCGTACGAAAAAAGATGAAAGTGTCAGCTTAAATCTGCCTGACAAGCAGGAGCAAAAAGAATATATTCCATTAACAGTTGAGCAAGCTTCCCTATATGAACAATTAATTCAAGATACATTTGAGCGCATAGAAAAGCTTTCAGGTATGGAGCGACGCGGACTGATATTATCCATGCTAACAAAGCTAAAACAAATTTGTAATCATCCAAGCTTGTATTTAAAAGATGATTTAATTAGTATTGATGAATCGGCCGTGCAGCGTTCACACAAAATGGAAAAATTGATGGAGCTTACTGAAAATATCATCGATCAGCAGGAAAGCTGTTTAATTTTCACTCAATATATCGGTATGGGTAAGCTTATTCAGAAATTACTTGGGGAACATTTCCGTGAGAAAGTTCATTTCCTTCAAGGCAGCTTAACCAAACAAGATCGTGATAAGATCATTGATTCCTTCCAAAACGGTGAGCAAAAGCTGTTGATTCTGTCATTAAAGGCCGGCGGAACAGGCTTGAATTTGACGGCTGCAAACCACGTTATTCATTATGACCGTTGGTGGAATCCTGCTGTTGAAAACCAAGCAACAGACCGCGCTTATCGCATCGGTCAAAAACGTTTTGTACACGTACACAAGTTAATTACAACCGGCACGTTGGAAGAAAAAATTGATGAAATGATTGATAAAAAGCAATCGTTGAGCGATGAAATTATTTCAGGTGAAAATTGGATTACAGAGCTATCAACAGATGAACTGCGAGATTTATTTACACTCCGTAATGATTGGAGCGAGTAA